A genomic segment from Candidatus Viadribacter manganicus encodes:
- a CDS encoding DUF4159 domain-containing protein, whose amino-acid sequence MSFGPFLFAAPGALLALLALPVLFFIMRATPPPPQREQFPPARLLKGLRTDDQSRERAPWWLVLFRMLAAAVLILAFARPSLAPQPSDSPLGGRTLIVIDDGWTSAPAWSEVRNAANAAITQAERARAPIFILQTAPSTRPRDPGEALTAADAKSRVQRLEPQPWRPDRADAATRLARTEGNFDRIVWITDGLNDAGAEALAAELQRRGPVTARVPALTARAIMSGSVTPQGVLVEVRRASNGSSVGAVTAETAEGRSLGAAQLQFQADALTASARIELPPEIAARAARVRIVGEQSAGAVRLLPAGAGRPFVGLVDPGGAGQPLLSELFYVDRALAPYASLSRGAISQLIDARAQALILPDAGRIAPTDSAALQRWLENGGLLVRFAGPRLANDADEFVPVRLRPGSRTLGSALAWETPLAIGAFPADSPYAGIAPPVDVQVRRQVLAEPASLEEARVWATLSDNSPLVTAQARGRGLIVLFHVSATPEWSDMPLSGLFVEVLRRTLAFAARADGAGEREISGGPFVAQRLLDGYGALAPAPADMQPIAPEAFAIAQPSPATPPGLYERAGVSASIDAMRPDESLQPLQLPSGVSRAGLGAVIERPLAGWLFGLAGLMLAIDLLIALLLIGKLPRLPRPRASAASLVLAALMAFGGDAHAQNANDPTQTLRLAYVRTGDSRIDRASEQGLRALSDILTQRTSVEPGPPMALDLARDDLSAYPFIYWPAPPTPRRLSDAALTNVDRYLAIGGLLLVDTRDSGAQQRGRPAQTMLSGLDVPPLEAVNAEHVLTRAFYLLRSFPGRSQSTQLWAESASAASSRDGVAAIFIGDGDWASAWSGQAGVSDRQRELSLRFGVNLVMVALTGNYKADQVHVPALLERMSEDRR is encoded by the coding sequence TTGAGTTTCGGGCCGTTCTTGTTTGCCGCGCCCGGCGCATTGTTGGCATTGCTGGCTCTGCCGGTGCTGTTCTTCATTATGCGCGCGACACCGCCGCCGCCGCAGCGCGAACAGTTTCCACCCGCCCGCTTGCTCAAGGGCTTACGCACGGACGATCAGAGCCGTGAGCGCGCGCCGTGGTGGCTGGTATTGTTCAGAATGCTAGCGGCGGCGGTGCTCATCCTGGCGTTCGCGCGACCGAGCCTTGCCCCACAGCCAAGCGACAGTCCGCTCGGCGGGCGGACGTTGATCGTCATCGACGATGGCTGGACCTCTGCGCCGGCATGGAGCGAAGTCCGCAACGCCGCAAACGCGGCGATCACCCAAGCCGAGCGCGCGCGCGCGCCGATCTTCATACTGCAAACGGCGCCAAGTACGCGGCCGCGCGACCCGGGTGAAGCGCTGACGGCGGCAGATGCAAAGTCACGCGTGCAGCGACTGGAACCGCAACCGTGGCGGCCGGATCGCGCGGACGCAGCAACGCGGCTCGCACGCACCGAAGGCAATTTCGATCGCATCGTCTGGATCACCGATGGCTTGAATGACGCCGGCGCCGAGGCGCTGGCGGCGGAACTACAGCGGCGCGGACCGGTGACGGCGCGTGTGCCGGCGCTGACGGCGCGCGCAATCATGTCGGGCTCGGTGACGCCCCAAGGCGTCTTGGTGGAGGTGCGGCGCGCCTCGAACGGCTCGAGTGTTGGCGCGGTCACGGCAGAAACAGCTGAAGGACGCTCGCTCGGCGCGGCGCAGTTGCAATTTCAAGCCGATGCGCTGACCGCTTCGGCGCGGATTGAGTTGCCGCCCGAGATCGCCGCGCGCGCCGCACGCGTGCGCATCGTCGGCGAACAGAGCGCCGGCGCGGTGCGCTTGTTGCCGGCGGGTGCGGGCCGGCCGTTTGTTGGATTGGTTGATCCCGGCGGCGCTGGGCAGCCCCTGCTTTCGGAACTCTTCTACGTCGATCGCGCGCTGGCGCCGTATGCAAGCTTGTCGCGAGGCGCCATTTCGCAACTCATCGACGCCCGCGCGCAGGCGCTGATCCTGCCCGACGCCGGACGCATCGCGCCGACAGACAGCGCAGCATTGCAGCGTTGGCTGGAGAATGGCGGACTACTGGTGAGGTTCGCCGGACCACGGCTTGCGAACGATGCCGATGAGTTCGTGCCGGTGCGATTGCGCCCAGGCTCACGCACGCTTGGCAGCGCACTCGCGTGGGAGACGCCGCTTGCCATCGGCGCCTTCCCGGCGGACTCGCCCTATGCGGGGATCGCGCCGCCGGTGGACGTGCAGGTGCGGCGACAAGTTCTGGCCGAGCCCGCGTCACTCGAAGAAGCGCGCGTGTGGGCGACACTTTCGGACAATTCGCCTTTGGTGACCGCGCAGGCGCGAGGGCGTGGCCTGATCGTGCTCTTTCATGTGAGCGCCACCCCGGAATGGTCTGACATGCCGCTCTCGGGATTATTCGTTGAAGTGTTGCGGCGCACGCTGGCGTTCGCGGCGCGCGCGGATGGCGCGGGCGAGCGCGAGATTTCCGGCGGGCCGTTCGTCGCGCAACGTCTCCTTGATGGCTATGGCGCGCTCGCGCCGGCGCCGGCGGACATGCAGCCGATTGCGCCGGAAGCGTTCGCAATCGCCCAGCCCTCACCCGCCACGCCGCCGGGCTTGTACGAGCGGGCGGGAGTGTCGGCGTCGATCGATGCGATGCGGCCCGATGAATCGTTGCAGCCTCTGCAATTGCCGAGTGGCGTCTCGCGCGCGGGCTTGGGCGCAGTGATCGAACGACCGTTGGCCGGTTGGCTGTTCGGCTTGGCTGGATTGATGCTGGCGATCGATTTGCTGATTGCGCTCCTGCTCATCGGCAAACTGCCGCGTTTGCCGCGCCCGCGCGCAAGCGCGGCCTCGCTCGTGCTGGCGGCTCTGATGGCGTTTGGCGGCGATGCACACGCCCAGAATGCAAATGACCCGACGCAGACATTGCGGCTCGCTTACGTACGAACGGGCGATTCACGGATCGATCGCGCATCTGAGCAGGGCTTGCGGGCGCTCTCGGATATCTTGACGCAGCGTACGTCAGTTGAACCGGGCCCGCCCATGGCGCTCGATCTCGCGCGCGATGATCTCTCGGCCTATCCGTTCATCTATTGGCCGGCGCCGCCGACGCCGCGACGGTTGTCGGACGCTGCACTGACCAACGTCGATCGCTATCTGGCGATTGGCGGCTTGCTTCTGGTCGACACACGCGATTCCGGGGCGCAGCAGCGCGGACGGCCGGCGCAGACGATGCTGTCTGGACTGGATGTGCCCCCGCTCGAAGCCGTCAATGCCGAACATGTGCTGACGCGCGCGTTCTATTTGCTGCGCAGCTTCCCTGGACGCTCGCAGTCCACGCAACTGTGGGCCGAAAGTGCTTCAGCGGCGTCATCGCGCGACGGTGTTGCGGCGATCTTCATTGGCGATGGCGACTGGGCAAGCGCGTGGTCGGGTCAAGCCGGCGTCAGTGACCGCCAGCGCGAACTCTCGCTACGGTTCGGCGTCAATCTCGTCATGGTGGCGCTGACTGGCAATTACAAAGCCGATCAAGTGCATGTACCGGCGCTGCTCGAGCGCATGAGCGAAGATCGCCGATGA
- a CDS encoding GNAT family N-acetyltransferase gives MSHTLIAEKPEYADAIERVLSRAFGPGRYAKTSERVREAGAVLEHALTRIALNGEGEVVGVCRIWRVEAGEPVFFLGPLAVDPSEQSAGVGFALVRDAVAACRASGGAGVVLVGAERFFRPAGFTVVPAGRVSLPGPVDPARLLWVELRPGGLDKVHGELRAPKR, from the coding sequence ATGTCCCACACACTGATTGCCGAGAAGCCGGAATATGCCGACGCGATTGAGCGTGTGCTCAGCCGCGCCTTCGGCCCTGGCCGCTACGCCAAGACGAGCGAACGCGTGCGTGAGGCTGGCGCGGTCCTCGAGCACGCGCTGACGCGCATTGCCCTGAACGGCGAGGGCGAAGTCGTTGGCGTGTGCCGCATCTGGCGCGTCGAAGCCGGCGAGCCCGTGTTCTTTCTTGGCCCGCTTGCCGTTGATCCGTCCGAGCAATCTGCTGGCGTTGGTTTTGCGCTGGTGCGTGACGCTGTCGCGGCTTGCCGCGCGAGCGGGGGCGCCGGCGTTGTCCTCGTCGGCGCCGAACGCTTCTTTCGTCCGGCGGGGTTCACCGTCGTTCCGGCGGGACGCGTTTCGCTGCCGGGGCCTGTTGATCCTGCGCGTTTGCTTTGGGTTGAGCTTCGTCCCGGCGGGCTCGACAAAGTGCACGGCGAACTCCGCGCGCCAAAGCGTTAG